One window of Magallana gigas chromosome 2, xbMagGiga1.1, whole genome shotgun sequence genomic DNA carries:
- the LOC136273023 gene encoding putative nuclease HARBI1 translates to MASLFIFDVLNEREKERGRRVFRDRNNPLDYLNDREVIERYRLPRRYLNEVVDLVKEDIERPTNRSKAIPAVIQVLVTIRCLTKGIFYSECGDLHGISKSSVCIAMDRVLTSLCHRLQNISFPTSEEEIRRTKTEFFSKARFPNVLGAVDGTLIKIQAPSENEPSYVCRKGFHALNVQAVSDASLRFIDLVCKWPGAVHDSFVFENSNLNHILAQGCNGWLLGDSGYPLKSYLMTPINIPANQKEVNYNSAHCRTRVVVERAFGVLKSRFRCLHPTGGVLPFATQKCMKTVVACFKLHNKCIKDRLPMPEVDFDIQHQGEEEINNLQANGAGVAQQIRKRLVQCF, encoded by the exons atggcgtctttgtttatttttgatgttcTCAACGAAAGAGAAAAGGAAAGGGGTAGAAGAGTGTTCAGAGATAGAAACAATCCATTAGATTATTTAAACGACAGAGAGGTGATAGAAAGGTACAGGCTTCCGAGAAGGTACTTAAACGAAGTCGTTGATCTAGTTAAAGAAGACATAGAAAGACCAACCAACAGAAGCAAGGCCATCCCTGCAGTTATCCAA GTTCTTGTCACAATAAGATGCCTCACAAAAGGAATATTCTATTCGGAGTGTGGGGATTTACATGGAATTTCGAAATCTAGTGTTTGCATTGCCATGGACAGAGTTCTGACCTCCCTCTGCCACCGCTTGCAAAATATCTCTTTTCCTACATCTGAGGAAGAAATCCGAAGAACAAAAACAGAGTTTTTTTCAAAGGCCCGATTTCCCAATGTGCTGGGCGCAGTGGATGGGactttgataaaaattcaggctCCCTCCGAAAACGAGCCAAGCTACGTTTGTAGGAAGGGTTTTCATGCTCTGAATGTCCAGGCCGTTTCTGACGCTTCCCTAAG aTTCATAGATTTGGTTTGCAAGTGGCCTGGTGCTGTTCACGATAGCTTtgtatttgaaaattcaaacCTGAACCACATCTTGGCCCAAGGGTGCAATGGATGGCTTCTAGGAGATTCAG GCTATCCTTTGAAGTCATACTTGATGACACCAATTAACATCCCGGCTAATCAAAAGGAAGTGAACTACAACAGCGCCCACTGCAGAACCCGTGTTGTGGTGGAGAGAGCATTTGGTGTGCTCAAGTCAAGATTTAG ATGCTTACATCCAACTGGGGGTGTATTACCCTTTGCCACCCAAAAGTGCATGAAGACTGTAGTAGCATGCTTCAAGCTTCACAACAAATGTATCAAAGACAGGCTGCCAATGCCAGAGGTGGACTTTGATATCCAGCACCAGGGTGAGGAGGAAATCAACAATCTCCAAGCAAACGGTGCAGGTGTAGCTCAACAGATCAGAAAGAGGCTGGTTCAATGCTTTTGA